From the genome of Solidesulfovibrio carbinolicus, one region includes:
- a CDS encoding chemotaxis protein CheB has product MDTADREPKYYVGIGASAGGLEALDAFFSQMAVDSDMAFIVIQHLSPDYKSLMVELLSKRTAMNVRRAEEGMAVTANTVYLIPPRKQLTIFHGKLLLSDIDHAKGINLPIDIFFRSLAEDQGDKAIGIILSGTGSDGVRGIRAIKEAGGMIMVQSEDSAKFDGMPRAAIATGLADMILAADAMPGKLISFAKHPFTSAPGHPQALLSDEDGLTRIFALLREQTKVDFTYYKPSTVLRRIERRITVCQTANLREYVRLLESSPGEVTTLYRELLIGVTSFFRDRDVFTELGNVYLPALLKASEQREVRFWVAGCSTGEEAYTLGILALECIERLDRPLSVKIFATDIDRDAILHAGNGLYAESIAADLPPGMLAKHFVRRDDHYQVNRHLREMVVFAQHNLTKDPPFTNIDMLSCRNMLIYLQPVLQQKVLEFMNFSLNPQGLLLLGTSETPGEMGEYFEPLHHRFKIFRSRGKRRHPVEKPLFQGTGDRLSRQYASRFFRNEYALGQREEERIQDRLLQSLAGDYVPLVAVVNEHHELLHLVGESEGLLRLPSGKQSNDITRMAVKELAIPLATGLQKVFHSGQEISYANIRLPARDGVRTIVMRIRPLAEKKGQLPLAAVILQESAPSKSEAQPGAAQVLDISREAEQRILDLEQDLQFTKENLQATIEELETSNEELQATNEELLASNEELQSTNEELQSVNEELHTVNAEYQNKILELTEMTNDLDNLISATQIATVFLDENLEIRKFTPAAANIFRILQSDVGRPISHLTHRLHGVDVMEALHQVERQGQPVSQEACTLEGECYLMRVLPYAIGSSTSSGMLITFMDTGPLKQSRDALAMHQELLIKTQEMARVGSWQLDLGTRRLDWSAEVHRIFGTDPETFSPTYETFMELVHPEDRETVDKTYQRALRDGVPYEVVHRIVRPGGEVRIVQEKSVETRNEAGQATISMGMVLDVTDLVTVRDALRLSQTYLRSVIDALPAHLVILDQDGVIEYVNAAWRTFGRDNGLRLPADAVGANYLRICEAATPPCHEEALRTAQAVRAALDGRDEPAAIEYPCHEEGRQRWFLVRIQPFDTPKGRRVLLVHENITVLKAAEERLGRGGALPGDAAAAVETPQASAPAKPDSQDKQP; this is encoded by the coding sequence ATGGATACCGCTGACAGAGAACCAAAGTATTACGTAGGGATAGGCGCATCTGCCGGCGGGCTCGAAGCCCTGGACGCGTTTTTTTCCCAAATGGCGGTGGACAGCGATATGGCGTTTATCGTCATCCAGCATCTTTCACCGGATTATAAAAGCCTCATGGTGGAGTTGCTGTCCAAGCGCACGGCCATGAACGTGCGCCGCGCCGAGGAAGGCATGGCCGTTACGGCCAACACCGTCTACCTCATTCCGCCCAGGAAGCAGCTCACCATCTTCCACGGCAAACTCCTTTTAAGCGACATCGACCACGCCAAGGGCATCAATTTGCCCATCGACATCTTCTTCCGTTCCCTGGCCGAGGACCAGGGGGACAAGGCCATCGGCATCATCCTCTCGGGCACTGGCAGCGACGGGGTTCGCGGCATCCGGGCCATCAAGGAGGCCGGCGGCATGATCATGGTGCAAAGCGAGGATTCGGCCAAGTTCGACGGCATGCCCCGCGCCGCCATCGCCACGGGGCTGGCCGACATGATCCTTGCCGCCGACGCCATGCCCGGCAAGCTCATCTCCTTCGCCAAACACCCCTTCACCTCCGCCCCCGGCCATCCCCAGGCCCTGCTGTCCGACGAGGACGGCCTGACCCGCATCTTCGCCTTGCTGCGCGAGCAGACCAAGGTGGACTTCACCTACTACAAGCCCAGCACCGTGCTGCGGCGCATCGAACGGCGCATCACCGTCTGCCAGACCGCCAACCTGCGCGAATATGTCCGCCTGCTGGAGTCGAGCCCGGGCGAGGTCACGACCCTGTACCGGGAACTGCTCATCGGCGTGACCAGCTTCTTTCGCGACCGCGACGTCTTCACGGAGCTCGGCAACGTCTATCTGCCCGCCCTGCTCAAGGCCAGCGAACAGCGCGAGGTCCGTTTCTGGGTGGCGGGCTGTTCCACCGGGGAAGAGGCCTACACCCTGGGCATCCTGGCTCTGGAGTGCATCGAGCGCCTGGACCGGCCGCTTTCGGTGAAAATCTTCGCCACCGACATCGACCGGGACGCCATCCTCCATGCGGGCAACGGCCTTTACGCCGAATCCATCGCCGCCGACCTGCCGCCGGGCATGTTGGCCAAGCATTTTGTGCGCCGCGACGACCACTATCAGGTGAATCGCCATCTCCGGGAGATGGTGGTGTTTGCCCAGCACAACCTGACCAAGGACCCGCCCTTCACCAACATCGATATGCTGAGCTGCCGCAACATGCTCATCTACCTGCAGCCGGTGCTGCAGCAAAAGGTCTTGGAGTTCATGAATTTCTCCCTCAATCCCCAGGGCCTGCTGCTGCTTGGCACCAGCGAGACGCCGGGGGAAATGGGGGAGTACTTCGAACCCCTGCATCACCGGTTCAAGATTTTCCGCTCGCGCGGCAAACGTCGTCACCCCGTTGAAAAACCGCTGTTCCAAGGCACGGGGGACCGACTTTCGCGTCAGTACGCCTCGCGGTTTTTCCGCAACGAGTACGCCCTGGGCCAGCGCGAGGAGGAACGCATCCAGGACAGGCTCCTCCAATCCCTGGCCGGGGATTACGTGCCCCTGGTGGCCGTGGTCAACGAACACCACGAGCTGTTGCATCTGGTGGGCGAATCCGAGGGGCTCCTGCGCCTGCCGTCGGGCAAGCAGAGCAACGACATCACCCGCATGGCGGTCAAAGAGCTGGCCATCCCCCTGGCCACGGGCCTGCAGAAGGTCTTCCATTCGGGCCAGGAAATCAGCTACGCCAACATCCGCCTTCCTGCCCGCGACGGGGTCAGGACCATCGTCATGCGCATCCGGCCCCTGGCCGAGAAAAAAGGGCAGTTGCCGCTGGCCGCGGTCATCCTCCAGGAGTCCGCGCCCAGCAAGTCGGAAGCCCAGCCCGGCGCGGCCCAGGTACTCGACATCAGCCGCGAAGCCGAACAGCGTATTCTCGATCTGGAACAGGACCTCCAATTCACCAAGGAAAACCTGCAGGCCACCATCGAGGAGCTGGAAACCTCCAACGAGGAACTCCAGGCCACCAATGAGGAGCTCCTGGCCAGCAACGAGGAGCTGCAAAGCACCAACGAGGAGCTCCAGTCGGTCAACGAGGAACTGCACACGGTCAACGCGGAGTACCAAAACAAGATATTGGAACTCACCGAGATGACCAACGACCTGGACAACCTCATCTCCGCCACCCAGATCGCCACGGTGTTTCTGGACGAGAATCTGGAAATTCGGAAATTCACCCCGGCTGCAGCCAACATCTTCCGCATCCTGCAAAGCGACGTCGGGCGCCCCATCTCCCATCTGACCCACCGGCTGCACGGGGTGGACGTCATGGAGGCGCTGCACCAGGTGGAGCGTCAAGGGCAACCCGTGTCCCAGGAAGCCTGCACCCTTGAAGGCGAATGCTACCTCATGCGCGTGCTGCCTTACGCCATCGGGTCCTCGACCTCGTCCGGGATGCTCATCACCTTCATGGACACCGGACCGCTCAAGCAAAGCCGGGACGCCCTGGCCATGCATCAGGAACTCCTGATCAAGACCCAGGAAATGGCCCGCGTCGGCAGTTGGCAGCTGGACCTTGGGACCAGACGCCTGGATTGGTCGGCCGAAGTCCACCGCATTTTCGGCACCGATCCGGAGACGTTCTCTCCTACCTACGAGACCTTCATGGAACTGGTGCACCCCGAGGACCGGGAAACCGTCGATAAGACCTACCAGCGCGCCCTGCGGGACGGCGTCCCCTACGAGGTCGTCCACCGCATCGTGCGGCCGGGAGGCGAGGTGCGCATCGTCCAGGAGAAATCCGTGGAGACGCGCAACGAAGCCGGACAAGCCACGATCTCCATGGGCATGGTGCTCGACGTCACCGACCTCGTCACCGTCCGCGACGCCCTGCGCCTGTCTCAGACCTATCTGCGCAGCGTCATCGACGCCCTGCCGGCCCACCTGGTCATTTTGGACCAGGACGGCGTGATCGAATACGTCAACGCGGCCTGGCGGACCTTTGGCCGCGACAACGGCCTGCGCCTGCCGGCCGACGCTGTGGGAGCCAATTATCTGCGTATCTGCGAGGCGGCCACCCCCCCGTGCCACGAGGAAGCGCTGCGTACGGCCCAGGCCGTGCGGGCGGCCCTGGACGGCCGCGACGAGCCTGCGGCGATCGAGTACCCCTGCCATGAGGAAGGCCGGCAACGCTGGTTTCTGGTCCGCATCCAGCCCTTTGACACGCCCAAGGGCCGAAGGGTGCTGTTGGTGCACGAAAACATCACCGTGCTGAAAGCCGCCGAGGAACGCCTGGGCAGGGGGGGCGCGCTCCCAGGCGACGCGGCGGCCGCCGTCGAAACGCCCCAAGCATCAGCCCCGGCCAAGCCGGACAGCCAGGACAAACAGCCCTGA